The segment attatcattagcatcattatcatcatcatcattaggatcatcatcataagtatcatcacaagcatcatctttattatcattaatatcatcttcatcatttgcatcatcatcatcatttttatcattatcatcatcattattatcatcattatcatcgtcattatcatcattatcattattatcatcattatcattattatcatcattatcattatcatcactattatcatcattattatcatcattatcgtcatcatcattatcattatcaccatcaccatcattatcattatcattatcattattatcatcattgttatcaacattatcatcattttcatcatcgtcatcattatgattatcatcatcattatcttcatcatcatcattatcatcataattatcattataattatcattataattatcatcatcatcatcatcatcatcatcatcatcatcatcatcattttatcattatcatcatcatcctcatcgtcattatcaccatcatcactactattactatcattatcatgatacagCTGGTGTTCGTTCCGTCCGTCCCGCTTGCATTTTACGGCccaaatcatattccatgtgaaagcgggtgataattgacaacataaattgtgtgtgcatgtgagtgtgtgtgtatgtgtgtgtgtgtgtgtgtgtgtgtgtgtgtgtgtgtgtgtgtgtgtgtgtgtgtgtgtgtgtgtatgtgtgtaatacttATCAGAAAATATTAAGTGAAAATGTGGTCACGTGACGAGGTCGGAGCGACCCTGAGAGCCGCATATAGGGTCCTGCATCGCCTGCTTGCGCTTAGTCTCGCCTCGCTCGTGCTGCAGCCACCGCGTCACGGTAAGTACTTGGagtcattttctctttgttttgtttgttttgcttgtctGTGTTTTGCTCGAATGTTAACTTGCTCGTTCTGATACCAAACTGAGGTACGAAAATAGCACATAGTAACGATACGAAAAATTACAGATGAAGTGTTTGATGCTGACGATAATGCTGGTGATGGTTTCGTATGGAGCCTGCAGCCGCTACCGCCCGCCAAACCAAGGTGACTTCAGCCTTCGTCGTATATGagacactcgcacgcacgcacgcacgcacgcacccacatggacatgcacgcacgtacacatggacatgcacgcacgcacacatggacatgcacgcacgcacacaggcacgcacacacacacacacgcacacgcacacgcacacacacacgcacacgaacaaacgcacacacacacacacactcacacacacacacacacacacacacacacacacatacaacacacacacacacacacacacacacacacacacacacacacacacacccacacacaaacaccgcatatatatatgtatatatacatatatatgtatatatacatatatatgtaaatatacaaatatatttatgtatatatacatatatatgtatgtatatatgtatatatgtgcatgtgtatatatatataaacatgtatgtatatacatacatacatatatatgtatatgtatatgtatatatatatgtatatatatgtatatatatgaatatatatgtatatatatatgaatatatatgtatatatatgaatatatatgtatatatgtatatatatgaatatatatgtatatatgtatatatatatatgcacacacacacacacacacacacacacacacacacacacacacacacacacacacacacacacacacacacgcctaatcTTCTCGTTAGACATCTCTTTAGCTCTCATGAAAGAGGAAACTAAAAGCCTTCGACTGGACCTTTCAGGACCCGGGTCGTGTCCGCCCGACTTCTCCATCATCGCCGCCACCTTCCCGGTCGGCCAGGCGCCCAGCACGTGCCGGAGGAACGCCGATTGCCGGCCCGGGACCATCTGCTGCCCGGATGCTAACACGCCCGATAGTTTTTGCCTCAGCCCTGTGAGAGGAAGGCCCGGTCCTTTCGGCTAATGCATAcgaaacggagaaggagagacaatcTTGGCTGTTGATTGACCAAACCACCACGGAataatgttctgtcccctgtatttgttttattttgttacatacagatggttccacatgtgctcagcaggcAAGGAGTCTGTCAAGAGGTCCTAgggaccgatcctgatttccccattccttaaattggcagggaagtgtgtttttctttaaaatacaattgatatcgatactgttattattgttattgatgtttcttTCACCCTTATTATTAATCTGACAACAGAGGAAGGGATACAAGATCTAGAGAGGCTGAAAGTCAATAATAGTGATTACTAATtattatctcatatatatatatatatgatatatattatatatatatgtatatatatgatatatatatatataagtaaatatatatataaatatatatatatatatacatatatatcatatatatgtatatatatggtataagtaaatatatatgtatatatataaacaaaatatataatatatatatatatatatatatatatatatatatatatatatatatattcactctcctcttttgctgtagctttgtcctatTCTTGCATGGGGTCGTtataatcaggttctggcagatatattTTTACgttcggatgcccttcctgacactAACCCTTTGCATATACTAAAGACTGGCACTGccttttattgatgttatgattattaaattatcattaagaTCTCGATATcattaagacaatgaaataatacaaaagaccctttccgaaattcaaggaaaagggtgaacaggtgagacagataggactaataactgacttctaggtgattaagcacttgcagagccatctatatgtaaatgcaatagataaacttatattacagtggtcatagcatgtattcttgccattcgtgccgattgggttaacaaATACTGCGTTTCGTGCAATCTGTACAACATATAGCTTTTAGGCTTTACCATGATTGGATTCCGACGTAGGAAATTGTTGGAATTTCCATGCAACTTTCTAGCTCTTTGAAGACGCAAGCCTTCTCGCCGTCGCCCGTGGACGCCTTGCCTTGTCTTCACAGGACGCCATTGATCAAACAAACTTTTACAGGCTTCTTTCAGACGGGTAGTTTTCGCCTTCCGTCGTGGACAGCTCCCCTATGGACTGGGCTAAACCGTGGCTGATTCGTGAGAAAATACCTATTATTTCCATTGACAGGGTTTGAACACATGGTAATATGTCATCCTCGGCGGACTTGTGTCTGGAACAGGCCTTAGAATTGAGAATACATTTCATGTCACGCTGTGCTGAAAAGGGCGCCGTAAGTGGCGATTTGCCGTATTTGTTGTGAGCAAAACATCTTAATTCCCATAGTTCATTGAAAGCACCGTGCCATGCTATCCACAGCTGTCGAGAAAAATAATGTGTCTAAAAAAGGCATTACGCAGAGAGACGCGTAAGTTTTCCattgatttccttttgtttttctttttgttatgcaGTATAATATTAAACTTCTTAGATTTTAGCAGATTTGTCGTTTTACTTGATCCTCaatcgcacatatatgtatgtatgcatgcgtatataacGACACACCTGTGAGTGTTTGGAGAGAGGTTGAGAACTCCTTTACCAGAGATAACAGAAaaggttatatttatatatgtgtatatacatattcatatacacacacacacgcgttgtTATTAAGGTTTCTTCTGCGAACCAAGCATGCATAAATCCCTCTAAACCAGTGAAAGGAGGGGCAGCCTTCGGTTTGataatattgtttgtatatatatatatatatatatatacatatatacagatatatacacgatgatcggagttcagtgctctaaccactaaatACCGcgacagtctatatatatatatatatatatatatatatatatatatatatatatatgtacttccttcagaaatgtatgtttataagcgGCCTTTTTTATCGTGTTTACTATCCCACGGTGCCAGCAGCcagcctcctctccacctctgGCTTTGCACTCTGTCCAGCACATCACCATTTTTGCTTCTTTCAAACTGTATTTCTTTTAGCATCTTATCCTGTGTATGGTCTGCTCCCGTTATTGATCTCTCCGTTgctctttttgtcctttttaaaCTTCTTTGCTGATTCCTTTAGTTTTTAGGTTCTGCGCTTGTATAtaccgtatctatctatctaaattatatatgtatatacagattacttattttatatatatatatatattgattatatttttttattttttgcattgttaAGAAACTTTCCATAATCTTCCTGCCTTGTCTAGATGGTTTCTACCcactagtgattttttttttaatttatttttctttcaaattccTTGTTGAGCTTTAGCACCCGTGGCATTG is part of the Penaeus chinensis breed Huanghai No. 1 chromosome 35, ASM1920278v2, whole genome shotgun sequence genome and harbors:
- the LOC125044169 gene encoding uncharacterized protein LOC125044169 produces the protein MWSRDEVGATLRAAYRVLHRLLALSLASLVLQPPRHDEVFDADDNAGDGFVWSLQPLPPAKPRTRVVSARLLHHRRHLPGRPGAQHVPEERRLPARDHLLPGC